One part of the Homo sapiens chromosome 19, GRCh38.p14 Primary Assembly genome encodes these proteins:
- the ARHGAP45 gene encoding rho GTPase-activating protein 45 isoform X1, whose translation MSRGQRVLKGLLGWVCTWTWAWRARLGARGCGLHVLCPRDLPLPPEELPRKDGADAVFPGPSLEPPAGSSGVKATGTLKRPTSLSRHASAAGFPLSGAASWTLGRSHRSPLTAASPGELPTEGAGPDVVEDISHLLADVARFAEGLEKLKECVLRDDLLEARRPRAHECLGEALRVMHQIISKYPLLNTVETLTAAGTLIAKVKAFHYESNNDLEKQEFEKALETIAVAFSSTVSEFLMGEVDSSTLLAVPPGDSSQSMESLYGPGSEGTPPSLEDCDAGCLPAEEVDVLLQRCEGGVDAALLYAKNMAKYMKDLISYLEKRTTLEMEFAKGLQKIAHNCRQSVMQEPHMPLLSIYSLALEQDLEFGHSMVQAVGTLQTQTFMQPLTLRRLEHEKRRKEIKEAWHRAQRKLQEAESNLRKAKQGYVQRCEDHDKARFLVAKAEEEQAGSAPGAGSTATKTLDKRRRLEEEAKNKAEEAMATYRTCVADAKTQKQELEDTKVTALRQIQEVIRQSDQTIKSATISYYQMMHMQTAPLPVHFQMLCESSKLYDPGQQYASHVRQLQRDQEPDVHYDFEPHVSANAWSPVMRARKSSFNVSDVARPEAAGSPPEEGGCTEGTPAKDHRGECPAGPRGGRWLPATHPGPSPETPLSPAGRGHQVHKSWPLSISDSDSGLDPGPGAGDFKKFERTSSSGTMSSTEELVDPDGGAGASAFEQADLNGMTPELPVAVPSGPFRHEGLSKAARTHRLRKLRTPAKCRECNSYVYFQGAECEECCLACHKKCLETLAIQCGHKKLQGRLQLFGQDFSHAARSAPDGVPFIVKKCVCEIERRALRTKGIYRVNGVKTRVEKLCQAFENGKELVELSQASPHDISNVLKLYLRQLPEPLISFRLYHELVGLAKDSLKAEAEAKAASRGRQDGSESEAVAVALAGRLRELLRDLPPENRASLQYLLRHLRRIVEVEQDNKMTPGNLGIVFGPTLLRPRPTEATVSLSSLVDYPHQARVIETLIVHYGLVFEEEPEETPGGQDESSNQRAEVVVQVPYLEAGEAVVYPLQEAAADGCRESRVVSNDSDSDLEEASELLSSSEASALGHLSFLEQQQSEASLEVASGSHSGSEEQLEATAREDGDGDEDGPAQQLSGFNTNQSNNVLQAPLPPMRLRGGRMTLGSCRERQPEFV comes from the exons ATGAGTCGGGGGCAAAGAGTTCTCAAGGGTCTGCTGGGCTGGGTTTGCACTTGGACCTGGGCCTGGAGAGCCAGACTTGGAGCAAGGGGCTGTGGCCTTCATGTCCTGTGCCCCAGAGATCTGCCCCTCCCACCCGAG GAGCTGCCCAGGAAGGATGGGGCTGACGCGGTGTTCCCCGGACCAAGCCTGGAGCCGCCCGCTGGGTCCTCCGGCGTCAAGGCCACAGGGACCCTCAAGCGGCCCACCAGCCTGAGCCGCCACGCCAGCGCGGCTGGCTTCCCCCTGTCGGGTGCTGCCTCCTGGACACTGGGCCGGAGCCACCGGAGCCCACTGACAGCCGCCAGCCCGGGCGAGCTGCCCACCGAGGGTGCCGGCCCGGACGTCGTCGAGGACATCTCCCATCTGCTGGCGGACGTGGCCCGCTTCGCTGAGGGCCTTGAGAAACTTAAGGAGTGTGTGTTGCGTGACG acctccttgaggcccgCCGCCCGCGGGCCCACGAGTGCCTGGGTGAGGCTCTGCGTGTCATGCATCAGATCATCTCCAAGTACCCGCTGCTGAACACCGTGGAGACGCTCACCGCAGCCGGCACCCTCATTGCCAAGGTCAAAG CCTTCCATTATGAGAGCAACAATGATCTGGAGAAACAGGAGTTCGAGAAGGCCCTGGAGACGATTGCTGTGGCCTTCAGTAGCAC AGTGTCCGAGTTCCTCATGGGTGAAGTGGACAGCAGCACCCTCCTAGCAGTGCCTCCTGGGGACTCGAGCCAG TCCATGGAAAGCCTGTATGGACCGGGCAGTGAGGGCACGCCTCCCAGCCTGGAAGACTGTGACGCCG GCTGCCTGCCCGCCGAGGAGGTGGACGTGCTGCTACAGCGCTGTGAGGGGGGCGTGGATGCCGCACTGCTGTATGCCAAGAACATGGCCAAGTACATGAAGGACCTCATCAGCTACCTGGAGAAGCGGACGACGCTGG AGATGGAGTTTGCCAAGGGCCTGCAGAAGATCGCTCACAACTGCAGACAGAGCGTCATGCAGGAG CCCCACATGCCGCTCCTGTCCATCTACTCGCTGGCCCTGGAGCAGGACCTGGAGTTCGGCCACAGCATGGTGCAGGCGGTGGGCACCTTGCAGACCCAGACCTTCATGCAG CCCCTGACCCTGCGGCGGCTTGAACACGAGAAGCGCAGGAAGGAGATCAAGGAGGCCTGGCACCGTGCCCAGAGGAAGCTG CAAGAGGCGGAGTCCAACCTGCGCAAGGCCAAGCAGGGTTACGTGCAGCGCTGCGAGGACCACGACAAGGCTCGCTTCCTCGTGGCCAAGGCGGAGGAGGAGCAGGCTGGCAGCGCGCCGGGAGCAGGCAGCACGGCCACCAAGACCCTGGACAAGCGGCGGCGGCTGGAGGAGGAGGCCAAGAACAAG GCGGAGGAAGCTATGGCCACCTACCGCACCTGCGTGGCCGACGCGAAGACGCAGAAGCAGGAGCTGGAGGATACCAAGGTGACGGCGCTGCGGCAGATCCAGGAGGTCATCCGGCAGAGCGACCAAACCATCAAGTCG GCCACGATCTCCTACTACCAGATGATGCATATGCAGACGGCGCCGCTGCCCGTGCACTTCCAGATGCTGTGTGAGAGCAGCAAGCTGTATGACCCAGGCCAGCAGTACGCCTCCCACGTGCGCCAGCTGCAGCGGGACCAGGAGCCCGATGTGCACTACGACTTTGAGCCCCACGTCTCCGCCAACGCCTG GTCCCCCGTCATGCGTGCCCGGAAGAGCAGCTTCAACGTGAGTGATGTGGCGCGGCCGGAGGCTGCCGGGAGCCCCCCAGAAGAAGGCGGGTGCACTGAGGGCACACCTGCCAAGGACCACAGGGGTGAGTGTCCGGCGGGGCCCAGGGGCGGACGCTGGCTCCCTGCGACCCACCCTGGCCCTTCACCAGAGACGCCTCTTTCTCCAGCCGGGCGAGGACACCAGGTTCACAAGTCATGGCCGCTCTCGATCTCAGACTCGGACAGTGGGCTGGACCCCGGCCCTGGCGCAG GGGACTTTAAGAAGTTCGAGCGGACGTCATCCAGTGGTACCATGTCGTCCACGGAGGAGCTGGTGGACCCAGACGGTGGAGCCGGGGCTTCAGCCTTTGAGCAGG CTGACCTCAACGGCATGACCCCCGAGCTGCCGGTGGCCGTGCCCAGTGGACCGTTCCGCCACGAGGGGCTGTCCAAGGCGGCCCGTACTCACCGGCTCCGGAAGCTCCGCACGCCCGCCAAGTGCCGCGAGTGCAACAGCTACGTCTACTTCCAGGGTGCTGAGTGTGAAGAG TGCTGCCTGGCCTGCCACAAGAAATGTCTGGAGACGCTGGCCATACAGTGCGGGCACAAGAAGCTGCAAGGCCGCCTGCAGCTGTTCGGCCAGGACTTCAGCCACGCGGCCCGCAGCGCCCCCGACGGCGTGCCCTTCATCGTCAAGAAGTGCGTCTGCGAGATCGAGCGGCGGGCGCTGCGCACCAAG GGCATCTACCGGGTCAATGGGGTAAAGACACGCGTGGAGAAGCTGTGCCAGGCCTTCGAGAACGGCAAGGAGCTGGTCGAGCTGTCGCAGGCCTCGCCCCACGACATCAGCAACGTCCTCAAGCTCTACCTGCGTCAG CTTCCCGAGCCGCTCATCTCCTTCCGCCTCTACCACGAGCTCGTAGGGCTGGCCAAGGACAGCCTGAAGGCAGAGGCCGAGGCCAAGGCGGCGTCCCGGGGCCGGCAGGACGGCTCGGAGAGCGAGGCAGTGGCGGTGGCCCTGGCAGGTCGGCTGCGGGAGCTCCTGCGGGACCTGCCGCCTGAGAACCGGGCCTCGCTGCAGTACCTGCTGCGTCACCTACGCAG GATCGTGGAGGTGGAGCAGGACAACAAGATGACCCCCGGGAACCTGGGCATCGTGTTCGGGCCCACGCTGCTTCGGCCACGGCCCACCGAGGCCACCGTGTCCCTCTCCTCCCTGGTGGATTATCCCCATCAGGCCCGCGTCATCGAGACTCTCATCGTCCACTACGGCCTGGTCTTCGAGGAGGAGCCGGAGGAGACCCCCGGGGGCCAG GACGAGTCATCCAACCAGCGAGCTGAGGTAGTCGTCCAGGTGCCGTACCTGGAGGCGGGCGAGGCGGTGGTCTACCCGCTGCAGGAGGCGGCGGCGGACGGGTGCAGAG AATCCCGAGTTGTGTCCAACGATTCGGACTCGGACCTAGAGGAGGCCTCCGAGCTGCTGTCCTCATCGGAGGCCAGTGCCCTgggccacctcagcttcctggagCAGCAGCAGAGCGAGGCCAGCCTAGAGGTGGCTTCTGGCAGCCACAGCGGCAGTGAGGAGCAGCTGGAGGCCACAGCCCGGGAGGACGGGGACGGGGACGAGGACGGCCCGGCCCAGCAGCTCTCAGGATTCAACACCAACCAGTCCAACAACGTGCTGCAGGCCCCACTGCCCCCCATGAGGCTCCGTGGCGGGCGGATGACACTGGGCTCCTGCAGGGAAAGGCAGCCGGAATTCGTGtga
- the ARHGAP45 gene encoding rho GTPase-activating protein 45 isoform 2 (isoform 2 is encoded by transcript variant 2), protein MSRGQRVLKGLLGWVCTWTWAWRARLGARGCGLHVLCPRDLPLPPEELPRKDGADAVFPGPSLEPPAGSSGVKATGTLKRPTSLSRHASAAGFPLSGAASWTLGRSHRSPLTAASPGELPTEGAGPDVVEDISHLLADVARFAEGLEKLKECVLRDDLLEARRPRAHECLGEALRVMHQIISKYPLLNTVETLTAAGTLIAKVKAFHYESNNDLEKQEFEKALETIAVAFSSTVSEFLMGEVDSSTLLAVPPGDSSQSMESLYGPGSEGTPPSLEDCDAGCLPAEEVDVLLQRCEGGVDAALLYAKNMAKYMKDLISYLEKRTTLEMEFAKGLQKIAHNCRQSVMQEPHMPLLSIYSLALEQDLEFGHSMVQAVGTLQTQTFMQPLTLRRLEHEKRRKEIKEAWHRAQRKLQEAESNLRKAKQGYVQRCEDHDKARFLVAKAEEEQAGSAPGAGSTATKTLDKRRRLEEEAKNKAEEAMATYRTCVADAKTQKQELEDTKVTALRQIQEVIRQSDQTIKSATISYYQMMHMQTAPLPVHFQMLCESSKLYDPGQQYASHVRQLQRDQEPDVHYDFEPHVSANAWSPVMRARKSSFNVSDVARPEAAGSPPEEGGCTEGTPAKDHRAGRGHQVHKSWPLSISDSDSGLDPGPGAGDFKKFERTSSSGTMSSTEELVDPDGGAGASAFEQADLNGMTPELPVAVPSGPFRHEGLSKAARTHRLRKLRTPAKCRECNSYVYFQGAECEECCLACHKKCLETLAIQCGHKKLQGRLQLFGQDFSHAARSAPDGVPFIVKKCVCEIERRALRTKGIYRVNGVKTRVEKLCQAFENGKELVELSQASPHDISNVLKLYLRQLPEPLISFRLYHELVGLAKDSLKAEAEAKAASRGRQDGSESEAVAVALAGRLRELLRDLPPENRASLQYLLRHLRRIVEVEQDNKMTPGNLGIVFGPTLLRPRPTEATVSLSSLVDYPHQARVIETLIVHYGLVFEEEPEETPGGQDESSNQRAEVVVQVPYLEAGEAVVYPLQEAAADGCRESRVVSNDSDSDLEEASELLSSSEASALGHLSFLEQQQSEASLEVASGSHSGSEEQLEATAREDGDGDEDGPAQQLSGFNTNQSNNVLQAPLPPMRLRGGRMTLGSCRERQPEFV, encoded by the exons ATGAGTCGGGGGCAAAGAGTTCTCAAGGGTCTGCTGGGCTGGGTTTGCACTTGGACCTGGGCCTGGAGAGCCAGACTTGGAGCAAGGGGCTGTGGCCTTCATGTCCTGTGCCCCAGAGATCTGCCCCTCCCACCCGAG GAGCTGCCCAGGAAGGATGGGGCTGACGCGGTGTTCCCCGGACCAAGCCTGGAGCCGCCCGCTGGGTCCTCCGGCGTCAAGGCCACAGGGACCCTCAAGCGGCCCACCAGCCTGAGCCGCCACGCCAGCGCGGCTGGCTTCCCCCTGTCGGGTGCTGCCTCCTGGACACTGGGCCGGAGCCACCGGAGCCCACTGACAGCCGCCAGCCCGGGCGAGCTGCCCACCGAGGGTGCCGGCCCGGACGTCGTCGAGGACATCTCCCATCTGCTGGCGGACGTGGCCCGCTTCGCTGAGGGCCTTGAGAAACTTAAGGAGTGTGTGTTGCGTGACG acctccttgaggcccgCCGCCCGCGGGCCCACGAGTGCCTGGGTGAGGCTCTGCGTGTCATGCATCAGATCATCTCCAAGTACCCGCTGCTGAACACCGTGGAGACGCTCACCGCAGCCGGCACCCTCATTGCCAAGGTCAAAG CCTTCCATTATGAGAGCAACAATGATCTGGAGAAACAGGAGTTCGAGAAGGCCCTGGAGACGATTGCTGTGGCCTTCAGTAGCAC AGTGTCCGAGTTCCTCATGGGTGAAGTGGACAGCAGCACCCTCCTAGCAGTGCCTCCTGGGGACTCGAGCCAG TCCATGGAAAGCCTGTATGGACCGGGCAGTGAGGGCACGCCTCCCAGCCTGGAAGACTGTGACGCCG GCTGCCTGCCCGCCGAGGAGGTGGACGTGCTGCTACAGCGCTGTGAGGGGGGCGTGGATGCCGCACTGCTGTATGCCAAGAACATGGCCAAGTACATGAAGGACCTCATCAGCTACCTGGAGAAGCGGACGACGCTGG AGATGGAGTTTGCCAAGGGCCTGCAGAAGATCGCTCACAACTGCAGACAGAGCGTCATGCAGGAG CCCCACATGCCGCTCCTGTCCATCTACTCGCTGGCCCTGGAGCAGGACCTGGAGTTCGGCCACAGCATGGTGCAGGCGGTGGGCACCTTGCAGACCCAGACCTTCATGCAG CCCCTGACCCTGCGGCGGCTTGAACACGAGAAGCGCAGGAAGGAGATCAAGGAGGCCTGGCACCGTGCCCAGAGGAAGCTG CAAGAGGCGGAGTCCAACCTGCGCAAGGCCAAGCAGGGTTACGTGCAGCGCTGCGAGGACCACGACAAGGCTCGCTTCCTCGTGGCCAAGGCGGAGGAGGAGCAGGCTGGCAGCGCGCCGGGAGCAGGCAGCACGGCCACCAAGACCCTGGACAAGCGGCGGCGGCTGGAGGAGGAGGCCAAGAACAAG GCGGAGGAAGCTATGGCCACCTACCGCACCTGCGTGGCCGACGCGAAGACGCAGAAGCAGGAGCTGGAGGATACCAAGGTGACGGCGCTGCGGCAGATCCAGGAGGTCATCCGGCAGAGCGACCAAACCATCAAGTCG GCCACGATCTCCTACTACCAGATGATGCATATGCAGACGGCGCCGCTGCCCGTGCACTTCCAGATGCTGTGTGAGAGCAGCAAGCTGTATGACCCAGGCCAGCAGTACGCCTCCCACGTGCGCCAGCTGCAGCGGGACCAGGAGCCCGATGTGCACTACGACTTTGAGCCCCACGTCTCCGCCAACGCCTG GTCCCCCGTCATGCGTGCCCGGAAGAGCAGCTTCAACGTGAGTGATGTGGCGCGGCCGGAGGCTGCCGGGAGCCCCCCAGAAGAAGGCGGGTGCACTGAGGGCACACCTGCCAAGGACCACAGGG CCGGGCGAGGACACCAGGTTCACAAGTCATGGCCGCTCTCGATCTCAGACTCGGACAGTGGGCTGGACCCCGGCCCTGGCGCAG GGGACTTTAAGAAGTTCGAGCGGACGTCATCCAGTGGTACCATGTCGTCCACGGAGGAGCTGGTGGACCCAGACGGTGGAGCCGGGGCTTCAGCCTTTGAGCAGG CTGACCTCAACGGCATGACCCCCGAGCTGCCGGTGGCCGTGCCCAGTGGACCGTTCCGCCACGAGGGGCTGTCCAAGGCGGCCCGTACTCACCGGCTCCGGAAGCTCCGCACGCCCGCCAAGTGCCGCGAGTGCAACAGCTACGTCTACTTCCAGGGTGCTGAGTGTGAAGAG TGCTGCCTGGCCTGCCACAAGAAATGTCTGGAGACGCTGGCCATACAGTGCGGGCACAAGAAGCTGCAAGGCCGCCTGCAGCTGTTCGGCCAGGACTTCAGCCACGCGGCCCGCAGCGCCCCCGACGGCGTGCCCTTCATCGTCAAGAAGTGCGTCTGCGAGATCGAGCGGCGGGCGCTGCGCACCAAG GGCATCTACCGGGTCAATGGGGTAAAGACACGCGTGGAGAAGCTGTGCCAGGCCTTCGAGAACGGCAAGGAGCTGGTCGAGCTGTCGCAGGCCTCGCCCCACGACATCAGCAACGTCCTCAAGCTCTACCTGCGTCAG CTTCCCGAGCCGCTCATCTCCTTCCGCCTCTACCACGAGCTCGTAGGGCTGGCCAAGGACAGCCTGAAGGCAGAGGCCGAGGCCAAGGCGGCGTCCCGGGGCCGGCAGGACGGCTCGGAGAGCGAGGCAGTGGCGGTGGCCCTGGCAGGTCGGCTGCGGGAGCTCCTGCGGGACCTGCCGCCTGAGAACCGGGCCTCGCTGCAGTACCTGCTGCGTCACCTACGCAG GATCGTGGAGGTGGAGCAGGACAACAAGATGACCCCCGGGAACCTGGGCATCGTGTTCGGGCCCACGCTGCTTCGGCCACGGCCCACCGAGGCCACCGTGTCCCTCTCCTCCCTGGTGGATTATCCCCATCAGGCCCGCGTCATCGAGACTCTCATCGTCCACTACGGCCTGGTCTTCGAGGAGGAGCCGGAGGAGACCCCCGGGGGCCAG GACGAGTCATCCAACCAGCGAGCTGAGGTAGTCGTCCAGGTGCCGTACCTGGAGGCGGGCGAGGCGGTGGTCTACCCGCTGCAGGAGGCGGCGGCGGACGGGTGCAGAG AATCCCGAGTTGTGTCCAACGATTCGGACTCGGACCTAGAGGAGGCCTCCGAGCTGCTGTCCTCATCGGAGGCCAGTGCCCTgggccacctcagcttcctggagCAGCAGCAGAGCGAGGCCAGCCTAGAGGTGGCTTCTGGCAGCCACAGCGGCAGTGAGGAGCAGCTGGAGGCCACAGCCCGGGAGGACGGGGACGGGGACGAGGACGGCCCGGCCCAGCAGCTCTCAGGATTCAACACCAACCAGTCCAACAACGTGCTGCAGGCCCCACTGCCCCCCATGAGGCTCCGTGGCGGGCGGATGACACTGGGCTCCTGCAGGGAAAGGCAGCCGGAATTCGTGtga
- the ARHGAP45 gene encoding rho GTPase-activating protein 45 isoform 1 precursor (isoform 1 precursor is encoded by transcript variant 1): MFSRKKRELMKTPSISKKNRAGSPSPQPSGELPRKDGADAVFPGPSLEPPAGSSGVKATGTLKRPTSLSRHASAAGFPLSGAASWTLGRSHRSPLTAASPGELPTEGAGPDVVEDISHLLADVARFAEGLEKLKECVLRDDLLEARRPRAHECLGEALRVMHQIISKYPLLNTVETLTAAGTLIAKVKAFHYESNNDLEKQEFEKALETIAVAFSSTVSEFLMGEVDSSTLLAVPPGDSSQSMESLYGPGSEGTPPSLEDCDAGCLPAEEVDVLLQRCEGGVDAALLYAKNMAKYMKDLISYLEKRTTLEMEFAKGLQKIAHNCRQSVMQEPHMPLLSIYSLALEQDLEFGHSMVQAVGTLQTQTFMQPLTLRRLEHEKRRKEIKEAWHRAQRKLQEAESNLRKAKQGYVQRCEDHDKARFLVAKAEEEQAGSAPGAGSTATKTLDKRRRLEEEAKNKAEEAMATYRTCVADAKTQKQELEDTKVTALRQIQEVIRQSDQTIKSATISYYQMMHMQTAPLPVHFQMLCESSKLYDPGQQYASHVRQLQRDQEPDVHYDFEPHVSANAWSPVMRARKSSFNVSDVARPEAAGSPPEEGGCTEGTPAKDHRAGRGHQVHKSWPLSISDSDSGLDPGPGAGDFKKFERTSSSGTMSSTEELVDPDGGAGASAFEQADLNGMTPELPVAVPSGPFRHEGLSKAARTHRLRKLRTPAKCRECNSYVYFQGAECEECCLACHKKCLETLAIQCGHKKLQGRLQLFGQDFSHAARSAPDGVPFIVKKCVCEIERRALRTKGIYRVNGVKTRVEKLCQAFENGKELVELSQASPHDISNVLKLYLRQLPEPLISFRLYHELVGLAKDSLKAEAEAKAASRGRQDGSESEAVAVALAGRLRELLRDLPPENRASLQYLLRHLRRIVEVEQDNKMTPGNLGIVFGPTLLRPRPTEATVSLSSLVDYPHQARVIETLIVHYGLVFEEEPEETPGGQDESSNQRAEVVVQVPYLEAGEAVVYPLQEAAADGCRESRVVSNDSDSDLEEASELLSSSEASALGHLSFLEQQQSEASLEVASGSHSGSEEQLEATAREDGDGDEDGPAQQLSGFNTNQSNNVLQAPLPPMRLRGGRMTLGSCRERQPEFV, encoded by the exons ATGTTCTCCAGGAAGAAACGAGAGCTCATGAAAACCCCTTCCATCTCGAAAAAGAACCGCGCGGGAAGCCCCAGCCCGCAGCCCTCGGGG GAGCTGCCCAGGAAGGATGGGGCTGACGCGGTGTTCCCCGGACCAAGCCTGGAGCCGCCCGCTGGGTCCTCCGGCGTCAAGGCCACAGGGACCCTCAAGCGGCCCACCAGCCTGAGCCGCCACGCCAGCGCGGCTGGCTTCCCCCTGTCGGGTGCTGCCTCCTGGACACTGGGCCGGAGCCACCGGAGCCCACTGACAGCCGCCAGCCCGGGCGAGCTGCCCACCGAGGGTGCCGGCCCGGACGTCGTCGAGGACATCTCCCATCTGCTGGCGGACGTGGCCCGCTTCGCTGAGGGCCTTGAGAAACTTAAGGAGTGTGTGTTGCGTGACG acctccttgaggcccgCCGCCCGCGGGCCCACGAGTGCCTGGGTGAGGCTCTGCGTGTCATGCATCAGATCATCTCCAAGTACCCGCTGCTGAACACCGTGGAGACGCTCACCGCAGCCGGCACCCTCATTGCCAAGGTCAAAG CCTTCCATTATGAGAGCAACAATGATCTGGAGAAACAGGAGTTCGAGAAGGCCCTGGAGACGATTGCTGTGGCCTTCAGTAGCAC AGTGTCCGAGTTCCTCATGGGTGAAGTGGACAGCAGCACCCTCCTAGCAGTGCCTCCTGGGGACTCGAGCCAG TCCATGGAAAGCCTGTATGGACCGGGCAGTGAGGGCACGCCTCCCAGCCTGGAAGACTGTGACGCCG GCTGCCTGCCCGCCGAGGAGGTGGACGTGCTGCTACAGCGCTGTGAGGGGGGCGTGGATGCCGCACTGCTGTATGCCAAGAACATGGCCAAGTACATGAAGGACCTCATCAGCTACCTGGAGAAGCGGACGACGCTGG AGATGGAGTTTGCCAAGGGCCTGCAGAAGATCGCTCACAACTGCAGACAGAGCGTCATGCAGGAG CCCCACATGCCGCTCCTGTCCATCTACTCGCTGGCCCTGGAGCAGGACCTGGAGTTCGGCCACAGCATGGTGCAGGCGGTGGGCACCTTGCAGACCCAGACCTTCATGCAG CCCCTGACCCTGCGGCGGCTTGAACACGAGAAGCGCAGGAAGGAGATCAAGGAGGCCTGGCACCGTGCCCAGAGGAAGCTG CAAGAGGCGGAGTCCAACCTGCGCAAGGCCAAGCAGGGTTACGTGCAGCGCTGCGAGGACCACGACAAGGCTCGCTTCCTCGTGGCCAAGGCGGAGGAGGAGCAGGCTGGCAGCGCGCCGGGAGCAGGCAGCACGGCCACCAAGACCCTGGACAAGCGGCGGCGGCTGGAGGAGGAGGCCAAGAACAAG GCGGAGGAAGCTATGGCCACCTACCGCACCTGCGTGGCCGACGCGAAGACGCAGAAGCAGGAGCTGGAGGATACCAAGGTGACGGCGCTGCGGCAGATCCAGGAGGTCATCCGGCAGAGCGACCAAACCATCAAGTCG GCCACGATCTCCTACTACCAGATGATGCATATGCAGACGGCGCCGCTGCCCGTGCACTTCCAGATGCTGTGTGAGAGCAGCAAGCTGTATGACCCAGGCCAGCAGTACGCCTCCCACGTGCGCCAGCTGCAGCGGGACCAGGAGCCCGATGTGCACTACGACTTTGAGCCCCACGTCTCCGCCAACGCCTG GTCCCCCGTCATGCGTGCCCGGAAGAGCAGCTTCAACGTGAGTGATGTGGCGCGGCCGGAGGCTGCCGGGAGCCCCCCAGAAGAAGGCGGGTGCACTGAGGGCACACCTGCCAAGGACCACAGGG CCGGGCGAGGACACCAGGTTCACAAGTCATGGCCGCTCTCGATCTCAGACTCGGACAGTGGGCTGGACCCCGGCCCTGGCGCAG GGGACTTTAAGAAGTTCGAGCGGACGTCATCCAGTGGTACCATGTCGTCCACGGAGGAGCTGGTGGACCCAGACGGTGGAGCCGGGGCTTCAGCCTTTGAGCAGG CTGACCTCAACGGCATGACCCCCGAGCTGCCGGTGGCCGTGCCCAGTGGACCGTTCCGCCACGAGGGGCTGTCCAAGGCGGCCCGTACTCACCGGCTCCGGAAGCTCCGCACGCCCGCCAAGTGCCGCGAGTGCAACAGCTACGTCTACTTCCAGGGTGCTGAGTGTGAAGAG TGCTGCCTGGCCTGCCACAAGAAATGTCTGGAGACGCTGGCCATACAGTGCGGGCACAAGAAGCTGCAAGGCCGCCTGCAGCTGTTCGGCCAGGACTTCAGCCACGCGGCCCGCAGCGCCCCCGACGGCGTGCCCTTCATCGTCAAGAAGTGCGTCTGCGAGATCGAGCGGCGGGCGCTGCGCACCAAG GGCATCTACCGGGTCAATGGGGTAAAGACACGCGTGGAGAAGCTGTGCCAGGCCTTCGAGAACGGCAAGGAGCTGGTCGAGCTGTCGCAGGCCTCGCCCCACGACATCAGCAACGTCCTCAAGCTCTACCTGCGTCAG CTTCCCGAGCCGCTCATCTCCTTCCGCCTCTACCACGAGCTCGTAGGGCTGGCCAAGGACAGCCTGAAGGCAGAGGCCGAGGCCAAGGCGGCGTCCCGGGGCCGGCAGGACGGCTCGGAGAGCGAGGCAGTGGCGGTGGCCCTGGCAGGTCGGCTGCGGGAGCTCCTGCGGGACCTGCCGCCTGAGAACCGGGCCTCGCTGCAGTACCTGCTGCGTCACCTACGCAG GATCGTGGAGGTGGAGCAGGACAACAAGATGACCCCCGGGAACCTGGGCATCGTGTTCGGGCCCACGCTGCTTCGGCCACGGCCCACCGAGGCCACCGTGTCCCTCTCCTCCCTGGTGGATTATCCCCATCAGGCCCGCGTCATCGAGACTCTCATCGTCCACTACGGCCTGGTCTTCGAGGAGGAGCCGGAGGAGACCCCCGGGGGCCAG GACGAGTCATCCAACCAGCGAGCTGAGGTAGTCGTCCAGGTGCCGTACCTGGAGGCGGGCGAGGCGGTGGTCTACCCGCTGCAGGAGGCGGCGGCGGACGGGTGCAGAG AATCCCGAGTTGTGTCCAACGATTCGGACTCGGACCTAGAGGAGGCCTCCGAGCTGCTGTCCTCATCGGAGGCCAGTGCCCTgggccacctcagcttcctggagCAGCAGCAGAGCGAGGCCAGCCTAGAGGTGGCTTCTGGCAGCCACAGCGGCAGTGAGGAGCAGCTGGAGGCCACAGCCCGGGAGGACGGGGACGGGGACGAGGACGGCCCGGCCCAGCAGCTCTCAGGATTCAACACCAACCAGTCCAACAACGTGCTGCAGGCCCCACTGCCCCCCATGAGGCTCCGTGGCGGGCGGATGACACTGGGCTCCTGCAGGGAAAGGCAGCCGGAATTCGTGtga